The Aedes albopictus strain Foshan chromosome 2, AalbF5, whole genome shotgun sequence region ttactatattagggtggttcaaaattttgaaatctgctgattatgaaaagcatgtaaaaataatcgataataagctatcacgatgtgctttctggacgtagattttgattaaccttttaatttgggggttcttaaatcatgtattggtattgaaataaactataattcagtaacaaattttgaaaacgacggataatcaatggtgtagcatagattatacgtcgttttcaaaatttgttactgaattgtgtatttgttgctgttagggtagaCCAAAATctacaaaactacataaatcattagaaaaaatcgtttacctacgttttttttttccaatggatcaattcagatacacaccaatatTGGCTGACAAAACGTgatctattctcagggactgcctaTAGACCAcatgacattttacggtgggtacacggaggtgtgtcaatgcaatcgttatggggtcggatagtctaatatagtgaactgcgtaaaatttgaactgatttttatcaatctcgtttcaacaaccttaaatatgctcttccgagtttgggttgtaaggtacaaCGATCTGTGCTAttacttgtcgaagcaaccgaactACCCCATCTGTAATGAATACACAATTCATatccgcaatattgaagggagtttttgataaacgatcatcagagatcggtaatcatattgatgaacagtagagttccagcaaatattttcaaaatctttatcactctgtgtgttcagtagaaatgtgttaaccgaaaccgcatgaataacatacaataaaacttcaagtttaaaaaaccaatataaggggtttcactaaagagcgtaaaatgttcgtttcataaaattgcgattaaaatattcaaagattgccttgttgatcgcagtgttgggaatactcacttgggaaaaattatactcacttgcttctatctcagtccagaagcatgctatcaaaaaatgatgtttgaaggacttttaggttgcagtttaatctaaaagtttgccgaataaagtaaagatcgcaGATGCATACCAAAACCGTCAGAGAgccgtgagcacaaggtgagtatgaattacacgaattttactcatttcgtactcacagctctctcacaactttggtatgcgtctgagatctttactttattcggcaaacttttagattaagcTACAATCTAAAAGTCCCTCAAACATCATTttatgatagcatgcttctggactgagatagaagcaagtgagtatcactcttgcaagtgagcaTTCTCAACACTGGTTGATCgcaacgtttacgcagaaaaatatttaacgtagcgttttacgccgtttagtgaattccttttatattttatagatggttgttgctttgaactgtagcgatgtgcgcgtAGAAAAGAAACGCaaagatgtcgacgaatttgtgtcactgtaTATTGAATCTTCGATAGAAGTTCataaagagattgcttccaaggttgttgggcaattctaacgattaagatgaatcgaagaaacgaccagtttaagaaaatcaatgagcaatggttcgtagttattttaacatgtttttcacggttgtttttgtctttcttttattttgaaggttaatatttagttgtatctggtgaagcaacatgtaggtagtgtctaagaccaagcccactcatgggctcaatcaagcgttttgacggtaagtagagccccgaacaaagaaacgaaccgcaccggtcgctgctaagtagggctcgaaagcgaaaagtttacgtacggttcgtagcagggcttagaccaagcccactcgtgggcttaacactacacacgcaacagcacgtcgtcaacgatttttaatttcgttgtccacccattttcgcaccggtcgttcatttccatgtgagtaaaataatgatcggtcgcctttccgcaccggtggtctctattctatccgtaccatcggttttttgcacttccgtaaatcatcgcaataatttgtttatttctatggtgatattgcaaatcttattcagtataataatctgtgctcatattttgaaagaagaggttttggataagactgaaaattgttagtaaaaattgaactcaaataaataattcccttggagatttgtaccagttttggtgcgcttcaagatatcattttctcaataatgtatgattgtatataatcccggaattcaagcaatcttttttaaattatatgtttgttgcttactgtatgactagttggttgaatttttatctaaaataatatccatctctttgatatccatgttgcctttctcgcaagaaatttatctgaatttgagattttgagcatcttttttaataattaggtttattgaataattacatcccttgcatttccaacacatttattacgtagttgtctcctttacaacttcgcgtaggtcaaaattcttgaatcctggtcatagtagaagctgtcttctaacagcctgcgataagtttgcgcaaccttttttcataaacgtgtattttaacattagcatgtaacatgtaacagtatttccccgagttttatatttttaaaacaagtactggggtatcagttatcaattgcaattaaaagattagataatctgaaacattttggataactttttgtttttcatataaccgaaaatcagattttcattttggggtaactttgataatgccctaaaacacataaaatctcaaaaaataatcacagattgaaatcttaggagtatgaacattgtggggtatgaacaaagctgagtagcatttcccatgcgtgtatttcccctagcaagcatcagtgacagccagcaccatgacggggtcgtcgtcagtgtgatgctgcctcattgacgagtggactgttggcggagcaagacgccatcaccgtgaagttccgtattatgccaagtgattctactgcagtttgctaagatggctgggaacggattgttccagtgagttgcccggtattcacattggcgatcctgccaggagtgcatcataatcaataacaagttaatcataaaataggtagaatcacttggcataaaaacagtgagagaaaacaaatcgttttggtgtgtgaagtgtgtggtggtgctgcaaacacagtgaagtgggtgttgcaattctgcggttccggacgaaagctagagcgcggaaagtttttgtcatgccaaccgcgttctgttttagccttggttctagcacaaacacatgaacaaaggcgcggtgacgtggttgatttttgttgtcgactggtagcacgctgtggataggtggtcggtcgatgattacatgcatgtttcttcatgttcttgctcggcatggatggtcgcgctttcgttgattcctcggatcgtacatgctcgtgttgtcgctcggttgaacggtaaatgcaaacaggttgatatgcatgatggtagaggtgtttgactattgtgaatgttgccgtaaaattctcgtggcgttggttggttgggttggtttttgctcgggtttttggttgggcataTTAATGGCGTTTCGAACCGccaaaaattattctgcataaagaaaatgcagggacgtgtaatgaaaaccgtccaaggtaaaggcgttgttggataaccgccgacaatttttctgcataaggaaaatgcagggacgtgtaatgaaaaccgtccaaggaaacggcatttttggataaccgccgaaaattattctgcataaagaaaatgcagggacgtgtagtgaaaaccgtccaaggtaaaggcgctgttggataaccgccgaaaatttttctgcataaggaaaatgcagggacgtgtaatgaaaaccgtccaaggaaacggcatttttggataaccgccaaaaattattctgcataaagaaaatgcagggacgtgtaatgaaaaccgtccaaggtcaaggcgttgttggataaccaccgaaaaattttttctgcataaggaaaatacagggacgtgaaatgaaatccgtccaaggaaatgttattgaaaaactgccgaaaattgtttgcatcaggaaaatgcagcgatgtgcaaagaaacccgtctaaggaaatggcgttgcatgataactgccgaaagctgtgcgtgaggaaaatgcagggacgtgtaatgaaaaccgcccataaaaattgcatatcgtaaaacagtttaaaattcgaagtacgcaatgaaaacatatctactgaaaatatgttgtagaacctcttttgaactcgttttgtagaatctatttttgtataatgaaggacatttgtgtgttatatatggtccatctgtaccatcacattgaagcattgaaaatggagttgtatgatatacggaatctttagtctgataaatctcaaattcgttaatctcttgttttttttttcttttttgacaaataattcttacaaaatatgttcgttttcgtagaatgcgtcgaattttcgcaatcgtaaataacgattgatttgagtgagaggaaaacagggccggctacataacgagacgtgcgcttgaaggagagaagacgcatcacccaactgcgtgtgttgcagttatttttattggagctcggcaaaaccccatagatgattggttagcattgcaagttatcaatcatatgatataggttcgatattaacaaaagtgagtttactaaacaaaaaagtaaatgtggccattcgtcttaattcttgtatcttgaagtgtatcttgttgcattggtgccataaggatgaagagaacgaaattgagggtttgagcgtaaaaataacaagcctgctagtcgaaaacttttttttcggagaagagggagaatgtggggtatgaacaaagctgagtagcatttcccatgcgtgtagggtaaccaatataatttggacccccatatattttggaccccctgggtcgtattatcacaacttacacaggtttaatgatgagatgacggcaaattttagaatcattcacTCAATATGATTGCTCTGCACGTgctgcaatcatttcctcactggaaatatccttatttgccttgaaattaaattttgccaatctcgtcatccgtgcgagtgtcgcatcatgtttacaaaaagagattgcggtgctgaggaaacttacagatgtaaacaaaaacgtttatcattctagcgcattaaattcgcaaagttcgtctaatcagcctttgtcaatcaagtaattaggatgtgatccagcttaTTCAAGCGGCAtaatcttccaaaatagtttcaaacgagcttaaacaccgggtgtccaaaatatataccgaagagggtccaaaacatattggggtgtccaaaacagtgaaaactgatgcttcaaaaatcagttattttcatcaaattttcagccagaaatgactttttgggtatttttaacgcacagtggaggcttttacgaatatactaacatcatcattatgtgtaaataccctctgaatctgtttgattttgacttaaaatcaaactaatgtcctctaggggtccaaaattcaaccgttaccctatttcccctagcaagcatcagtgacagccagcaccatgacggggtcgtcgtcagtgtgatgctgcctcattgacgagtggactgttggcggagcaagacgccatcaccgtgaagttccgtattatgccaagtgattctactgcagtttgctaagatggctgggaacggattgttccagtgagttgcccggtattcacaaacatgatgagagaaggcttgtggaatatattagatagaattaacatgctattcatggttagttttcttttattgggtagttttttaatgttttattaacaaattttggacaacacacatttatctacatgaaattacaagggcattgcataccttaaggcgtttatcaatgtatggagattaatatcccaatttacagaattgcttccatttcgtaaaaacacacttcgttaagagattcaaggccagatttggaatctactatgatgaatctgtcgagaataagagtccattcattgaaaaaatagctgtaaagaagtcgtatagcagattgtttgaaggggttgataaatgacaaaaaaatcaacaatttttattttttttttcccaaaacgttgtatataaactagattttaatgaaaaaacgtctaagatgaactatcatatgtatagaattgattaacgtttacctttttcttaactggtcgaaggaatcatagttataagataaattacacaatgcctgccgcactatcaaagttacccgcattatcaaagataccccgttttacggtactggtgtatgaatattttgttggaagcagattctttgcgcttgaagtagactgcgtatttgtgaaagtacataatgagcccactctcttttttggcacttcatacaacatttgttgtattttaaaatccaacacttgctttttatataacgaggaacctacaatatcctgcacaccgcccattttaattgatgaaacttggcagctcgacttcagttttttagatttttatcggtatgattaaagtttgtttttacaaaaaaaaataactgtagtgtttttatgatatctgaattgagttaggtacagtcaaagcatctttgaaaaatcataactactcaaatctaatcttatacatacgcagccagtacgcggaatcaccctggaaagcaatcgtgttacttttcttgtcaatattgatgcttgcagcatatcaggacacatacatcaaagcggccaggtctattgcgttgtatttacgcgcaaagtgttcttcgaaatacttggagtacagaatattttctttcggcaaggtacttctcgaatttacaggggaggaaggatgcgtataccaaacgatccagattacatgttgatgaatatgttttaaatatataagaatgtgtataatagagctatgaataaaaaatgtgtattattggaaaaatctcccctattgttgggttgttttttatagatctaaataatgtcgaacctcctattctatatgatcggtgttattcacatggggttgtcgcagattttttttctgctttcccctattgtttctacaagggtgaagttactcatttcgcacactttcttcctaatgtctcgtttatttaacttatattttcaaatttatatttaataaaccacccactgacgaccattttttttttaaaaaaaggaatcaaaccaaaactcctttgcctttttcgaaatatacacgacaaaacgaaacgcgaggcacagctctttcaaaacgggggatctcagcccggaaagtggagaaagaaaatcttgtggtcacttattaccgtcaaatggtatcttttcgggttagaaaatacacaCATCTTcataccggaatctgcgacggatgacgataattttggaacttgtcggaacgaacttcgcgagttatttatttggacatttttctaaatgtgcgaaaccaaactttacttgcagcgtagaaacccaggctcaagcatgtacgtgttaaaaaagcaaaactcactgaatcactatacatttcaaatataagtttcgaaacgatcggccgaatcaaaaactaaaagtgcgattatgaacaatcgtaactattttaagagaaaatcaatacattttcgatatgcatgatcctaaaattggcgaagaagggaaaactttattcaaaacatacttaagcaaagcttgttgTTCGCGCCAACGCGAAGTGGTAACCATGAATGTGTTAGCCCCAATTTTCTTTACAACATGCCACGTCGTCCATCTGCCCATTCAAGTATCTCTTCCCGCCGAACATGATTGATCATGCCAGAAACCATCAACCGTCCTCGTGATCTATGTGCCAGCAGCAACCATCATCGTCAACGCCCGAACCAATCAGCATCTTGTATGCAAGGAATTTTCCTCCATCTCCAAAGCCGTCACCGTTGTGCATCCATCTCCTTCTACCTCATTCAGTGTGTTGAGTACGCTCGACACCGCCACCGCAAAGGAGTCAACTTTCAACCGCCGACGCGTACGCACCGAAATATCATTGATTCGCCCCCGACTTGTACAACCGAACCGATACGAATTAcaatagttttagtttagttaagTTAAAACCCGTCTTTTTATTGTGTCAGTGGAAGCAAGGGTCTTACAGTCCACCCTTGAATCGAACTACCGGTCCCGAATCCGTTCACCCCGCAAAAtccccgttccacgacggaacaTATGGTCCAAACGAGCCGGATCGAATCAGTGCCTGATGTGACAATAAAAGTCCGATTCGAAATCAAATCCGAAAGTGAGTCGCGCGCGTGTGAAGTGGTTCCCGCTCCGAAAATGGCCGATATTGCACGACTGCTTGTCCAACTTGGCCACGTTGAGGACGAAGTGAGAAAAGTGAAGAAGAACATTTGTGTAGATGGTGTTCTTCAGCCGAGTTTGGCACGAAGAATGCTGTACGAAGGAGAACTCCAGTGCCACTACAAGGAGTATCGACGAGTGTGTTTCGAGCTGTTGTCAACACTTCCACCCGAGAGGCACGATGAGCTCGACAAGGATGCCGCGCATTTTGAGGAGATGTACAAGGATGCATGTGTACTGGTGGAAAAGTTGTTCTATTCCTTCCCGTCTACCGGTGACATGCATCAAAACGACAGAACGTCATCCAGCTGCTTCACTGCGACGACTGTGTCACGCTGCCATACCCCTCCGATCCGAAGCCGATCAATGAATTCAACGACGGAACACCCCGTTccgattctcgctgagaccgaaaCGCCACGCACATCATTTCCAAACAGAATCAAGGTGAGTACGATTGTTGCCGACTCATTCCAGTACGAGAAGCCGCTACACGATGAAGATTCCACGAAGAACATGAATCCTCCGACGAGCCAGAAGGATTCACGTGTCGGCAACGAGCCGAACGAGTTTGTCGATAGCAAGACCGAAGACTCGAAGACGATAACGATCCCGATGCCAACCGGACTCGGTCCGGTACTGATGCCGTTTCGCCCACCTCCTGGATTCCATCCGACGCCTAAGCGGAACCCGATGCCAACCGGAATGCCTCCGGTGTCCCAGTGCCCAACCGGTGCCTCTCCGGTACCACAGCCGCTTCAGAGTGCGACCGGTTCTCAACCGGTATCCCAGCCGCTTCGACCCACGACCGGTTCCCTACCGGTATTTCATCCGCTCCAATGCAAGACCGATTCTCTTCCGACATCGCAGCAGTCCCGATGCGTGACCGGATCTTGTCCGGTGCTCCAGATCCCGTACGTGACCGAATCCTTTCCGACGTCGAAGCTTCCAACCCCGATGACCGGATTGCCTCCGGTGCAAGAGCAATACCCGTGTGCTGACGAACCAAATCCGAAGCGACCCGATGTagccggaattcctccggtgttGAAGCCATTCCTGTCGACTGTCGAAATTTCGCCGGTGACCACGCCGGCCCTGATGCCCATCGGTGCCAGCCCGGTGAAGAAGTCAGCCATTACGTCCGTCGATGCTCGTTCGGCGACCAAGCCGACCATGATGTCCGCCGGCcccactccggtggccaaaccGATCTCGCCGTCCGCTGGAGCCAGTCCAGTGGGCAGTTCCGCCCCGATGGTCGTCGGTTTTCATCCGATGGTCAAGCCGACCCCGATGTCTATTGGAACCAGTCCAGTAGGCAGTTCCGCCCAGAGGTCCACCGGTACTAATCCGGTGGTCATGCCGATCCCGATGTCCACTGGAACCAATTCAGTGGGCAGCTCCGACCTGAGGTTCACCGATGCCAATTCGGTGATCAAGTCCGCCCTGATAGCCGTCGGTACCCTTCCGATGGTCAAGCCAACGCCGATGTCCGCTGGAGGCAGTCCAGTGGGCAATTCCGCCCAGAGGTCCATCGGTACCAGTCCGGTGGTCACGCCGATCCCGATGTTCACTGGAACCAATCCAGTGGGCAACTCCGCCCTGAGGTTCACCGACGCTCGTTCGGTGATCAATTACGACCAGAGGTCCATCGGTACCAGTCCGGTGATCAAGCCAACCCTGAGGTCCGCCGGTGCCCTTTCGGTGGTCAATTCCGCCCCGATGTCTGTCGGTACCTTTCCGGCAGTCAAACCGACCTTGCCGCCCATCGAAGCCAATCCGCCTCCAAAGTCCACTGGAACGAGTCCAGTGGTGAAGCCGACCGTGATATCCACCGGAGCCAAACCGGAAGCCAAACCCTTCAACGACTCAGCCGGTCTCTGTCCGGTAGCCAAGCCATCCCCGAAGCCCAACGATCTCCGTTCGGTGACCCAGTCAAACCCGACGTCATCCAGCACTGTTGCAGTGAACCCGCCAGCCCCAACAATGAAGATCAACGAGACAAATCGAACGAAGAAGCGAACCCCACCGATAGCCGGAACCCGTCCGGCACGCAATCGAGTCCAGAGCAGGACACATCAAGTGCAAACCCCGAAGACTTCAGAAATCCGCCCGGCAACAAGTTGTGCCCTCATGCCCTCTGGAATCCGTCCGATCACGAGAACATCAACGAGGAAGCAGTGGATCGTGGTGGCCCTGAAGTTCGGTCAACCACCACTGGATCCGCCACCGGTCAACGCGACTGGTGTTTTCGAACAGCTTCATTCCGACACGCGGCCGAGGAAACCACCAGATGTACCTCCGAAGCAAATTCGACCCAGTGAAGCCATCGTGGAGCGTGTGTCCCGAACGCGTCCACCCAAAGACCCGATCAAGAGGCTGGTCAGCATTCTCCCACCTATTCTGGCCGGGGAGTATGTTCGCGCCAACGCGAAGTGGTAACCATGAATGTGTTAGCCCCAATTTTCTTTACAACATGCCACGTCGTCCATCTGCCCATTCAAGTATCTCTTCCCGCCGAACATGATTGATCATGCCAGAAACCATCAACCGTCCTCGTGATCTATGTGCCAGCAGCAACCATCATCGTCAACGCCCGAACCAATCAGCATCTTGTATGCAAGGAATTTTCCTCCATCTCCAAAGCCGTCACCGTTGTGCATCCATCTCCTTCTACCTCATTCAGTGTGTTGAGTACGCTCGACACCGCCACCGCAAAGGAGTCAACTTTCAACCGCCGACGCGTACGCACCGAAATATCATTGATTCGCCCCCGACTTGTACAACCGAACCGATACGAATTAcaatagttttagtttagttaagTTAAAACCCGTCTTTTTATTGTGTCAGTGGAAGCAAGGGTCTTACAGTCCACCCTTGAATCGAACTACCGGTCCCGAATCCGTTCACCCCGCAAAAtccccgttccacgacggaacacttgtcaatttaaacctattatttttctgcgtttgtattgtcactctatcacaattgtatgccagacaatttgttgtgttattcgtgtaacgatctattatattatttggttgaaaatttcaaagcaggtaaaaataaaatttttgaatatttgatgcaaactaaaataaatttctacctatacaaaacaagaaaatcattctctagaaactatataccgggcaataaatccatactcatgttctttcgtctcctctttacgctaccgagagagctaaacgcgagagagcgcacgagcctacggatagagaccgtactttgcgtgtctctatattctaagccctgctacgaaccgtacgtaaacttttcgctttcgagccctacttagcagcgaccggtgcggttcgtttctttgttcggggctctacttaccgttaaaacgcttgattgagcccatgagtgggcttggtctaagaataggcaattaccgatggaacttggaccaCCTGTTTACCTGTTTACCCACCAAGTTTACCTCGGTTATTCGACAACactcggtgtcgtattagcggggtaatacggtggcgtatttttcgtcgaaaaaaaatatcatgtttttttgggctcataccatttttgacaaatttaggccccatgagggaccacttagccttcagatatggacttcaaattttgacacgatcatttcttagctaaaacgatcattttccactaacgaacttataacatttccaatttttgcaaaataagggacggcctagcgtgggtgctccagtccacttctcggctagccagccggtggaggttatggacggagcatggttgttgagggccgtcaaccgagaatccaaaggacggtccgcaatagaggtggctgagcagcagcttggcaaaatcatcgactttgtgtCCACTAAGttgaatataagcaaggacctgaaaacggccttgcttcgacttagggcgtcgatcgacgatgccaagcaggagtaCCCGGCattcgcgttgctgactgctgcagcagcggagcctgcaaatgagaaagtgccgaagtttacccaaacggaggccttctccttcgcaggaagtccgagtaaggcggaagcgactgctcgcgacaaacggagcaagcaatcgcagaagcgggcgaggcaaccgcgggcgaggagctgtctggcggtgcccgcaaggccaggcggatcattaccccgaaagtcggtaataatgccggaaggtcagaccccagccagggttcccggaaagccgGGAAGGGTGAGCcttaaaaggctggcccgtctcggaacgatgggaacaaggggttgcgaccgctggtgggccctcaacagccacagagtagggcgatccaaggagaggaccctccttggacaaaggtagagcggaagaggaagaagaaggcgaatccgcatgtagaagtgcaggacgccaagccaaggcgtaggaggggaaggcgccaggcgcgagaaaggcgacgctatcgtcatcaagacggaacagtctaagtactcggacgttttgaagacgatgcgaagcgacgcctagcttgagggtcttggagccgacgtacgcagtattagacgtactcgtacgggcgagatgatcctggagctgaagcgccagaaggaacacaatggcgccgcctat contains the following coding sequences:
- the LOC109414272 gene encoding mucin-2-like, with amino-acid sequence MADIARLLVQLGHVEDEVRKVKKNICVDGVLQPSLARRMLYEGELQCHYKEYRRVCFELLSTLPPERHDELDKDAAHFEEMYKDACVLVEKLFYSFPSTGDMHQNDRTSSSCFTATTVSRCHTPPIRSRSMNSTTEHPVPILAETETPRTSFPNRIKVSTIVADSFQYEKPLHDEDSTKNMNPPTSQKDSRVGNEPNEFVDSKTEDSKTITIPMPTGLGPVLMPFRPPPGFHPTPKRNPMPTGMPPVSQCPTGASPVPQPLQSATGSQPVSQPLRPTTGSLPVFHPLQCKTDSLPTSQQSRCVTGSCPVLQIPYVTESFPTSKLPTPMTGLPPVQEQYPCADEPNPKRPDVAGIPPVLKPFLSTVEISPVTTPALMPIGASPVKKSAITSVDARSATKPTMMSAGPTPVAKPISPSAGASPVGSSAPMVVGFHPMVKPTPMSIGTSPVGSSAQRSTGTNPVVMPIPMSTGTNSVGSSDLRFTDANSVIKSALIAVGTLPMVKPTPMSAGGSPVGNSAQRSIGTSPVVTPIPMFTGTNPVGNSALRFTDARSVINYDQRSIGTSPVIKPTLRSAGALSVVNSAPMSVGTFPAVKPTLPPIEANPPPKSTGTSPVVKPTVISTGAKPEAKPFNDSAGLCPVAKPSPKPNDLRSVTQSNPTSSSTVAVNPPAPTMKINETNRTKKRTPPIAGTRPARNRVQSRTHQVQTPKTSEIRPATSCALMPSGIRPITRTSTRKQWIVVALKFGQPPLDPPPVNATGVFEQLHSDTRPRKPPDVPPKQIRPSEAIVERVSRTRPPKDPIKRLVSILPPILAGEYVRANAKW